One Ethanoligenens harbinense YUAN-3 genomic window carries:
- a CDS encoding ImmA/IrrE family metallo-endopeptidase: MTPLEYFLQKAADNGISVYELSLENIQSMIADLKDMDPAICLSSSGIFSSQEAAESMAHELGHFFTGTYYDSPYCANNRGKMEHQANIWMVKELLPVASIRKALKDGCREYWEIAEYCNCTEHLLETAIQIYRQKGLL; the protein is encoded by the coding sequence GTGACGCCCCTTGAATATTTTCTTCAAAAAGCAGCCGATAATGGAATTTCTGTTTATGAATTATCTCTTGAGAACATCCAGTCCATGATTGCGGATTTAAAAGACATGGACCCTGCTATTTGTCTGAGTTCTTCTGGAATTTTCTCATCTCAGGAAGCCGCCGAATCGATGGCACATGAACTCGGTCATTTCTTTACGGGTACATATTATGATTCACCCTATTGCGCCAATAATCGTGGCAAAATGGAGCATCAGGCCAATATTTGGATGGTGAAAGAATTGCTTCCGGTTGCGTCCATTCGGAAAGCTCTAAAAGACGGTTGCCGCGAATATTGGGAGATTGCGGAGTACTGCAATTGTACCGAACATCTGTTGGAAACGGCCATTCAGATTTACCGGCAGAAAGGGCTGCTATAG
- a CDS encoding helix-turn-helix domain-containing protein: MSKASDCAKRIKLLAKNTGISVNKLLIDCKISKSLIYDMEKRSAMPSADKLLKIADYFKVSVDYLLSGEDTPKAPPARDPEEAEIDSQITGIKYALSSLDRDAIGDLTMGEKKDVLKFINFLKSQRPDAKKKEGESGDAP; this comes from the coding sequence GCCAAAAGGATCAAACTATTGGCTAAAAATACGGGGATCTCCGTAAACAAGCTACTTATAGACTGCAAAATATCAAAGAGTTTAATTTACGATATGGAGAAACGAAGTGCTATGCCATCCGCAGATAAACTACTTAAAATCGCCGATTACTTTAAGGTGTCAGTGGACTATCTTCTTTCGGGAGAAGACACCCCGAAAGCCCCTCCGGCGCGTGACCCTGAAGAGGCCGAAATTGACAGCCAGATTACAGGCATAAAATACGCCCTTTCCTCGCTGGATCGGGACGCAATCGGCGACCTCACCATGGGCGAAAAAAAGGACGTTTTGAAATTCATCAACTTCTTGAAGTCGCAGAGGCCAGACGCGAAAAAGAAAGAAGGGGAGAGCGGTGACGCCCCTTGA